From a region of the Malania oleifera isolate guangnan ecotype guangnan chromosome 12, ASM2987363v1, whole genome shotgun sequence genome:
- the LOC131143945 gene encoding uncharacterized protein LOC131143945: MEDRYESGNAVWLSVRYWLAKIAEGVKGSMPSIDKNLLEEFQVKMITPKVRTPRKVVWKKPPIGCLKLNIDGSCRENPGSFGGGDIINDSLGNIKAAFFEKFESSTNNGAELQAFTSGVRLYKELGY; the protein is encoded by the coding sequence ATGGAAGATAGGTATGAGTCGGGGAATGCAGTCTGGTTATCAGTGAGGTATTGGCTCGCTAAAATTGCAGAAGGCGTGAAGGGTTCTATGCCTTCAAttgataagaatttattggaagagttCCAAGTGAAAATGATAACTCCGAAGGTTAGAACTCCTCGAAAGGTAGTATGGAAAAAGCCTCCTATAGGTTGTTTGAAGCTAAATATTGACGGCTCTTGTAGAGAAAATCCAGGTTCTTTTGGTGGTGGTGATATCATCAACGACTCATTAGGTAATATTAAGGCcgctttctttgaaaaatttgagtcaAGTACTAATAATGGAGCGGAATTGCAGGCTTTTACTAGTGGTGTTCGACTCTATAAAGAGTTGGGATAttag